ATATCGGACCCTAAGCTGAATTCCTAGATTGTCTAAGAACATGGCATGATCAGGGTGATCTTCTGGTGTTTTGTTGACAGCTTCTCGTTCGAGTTGGAtagactcttcaaggtcagctAACGCCCCTGTCTTTGAGTACCGAACCCCAAGCTGACCCGCTAGTTTGTCCAAGTACGTGGCGTGCTCAGGGTAATTTACTGGTGCTGCGCGGACTGCTTCGCGCCAAACCTGGATGGCCTCATCAAGGTCGGCCAATGCCCATGTCCTTGAGTATCGATCTTCAAGCTGACTCCCAAGGTCGTTCAAATACTCAACGCGGTCAGGGTGACCTTCTGCTGTttgctcaacagcctcccGTAGGTGTTCTATGGACGCTTCGAGGTCGGCCATTGCGACTGACTCTGAACGTTTGTTGCGAAGTTAAGCACTAAGAGCGCCTAAATATGAGAAACAGTTTGTCCAGAGGTTGAGGCCAAGACTTACAAGGGAAGTTATAACTGTTATTTGGTAATATCTTCATGCAAACTCTCTCCATACACTTTTTGACTAGTTGGGAATCACCTGCCTTTTGTGATTAGGATTTGAGAGCACGCTAAATAAGGCTGCTTTATGACTCTGGTTGCCGCACAGCCCTCGACTTAAAGTGGGTTATAATGAACATAATATAGATTTAACTCGCCTGAGCCTTCCTGTCCGTTCATATCGAGGAAAGAGGGGGTGGAACGGTGATTAGGTGCTAATTGCATTAGTTGGACCGCATTTACATAGGTTTTCATTTCATGGGTTTCACTACCCGTTCATGGTGCAAGATTGGTCCTTTCAGATTATTAGCTTATTGAATAGCCCTGAATCACTTCGCTTGTGCTCAATACATGATATGAGGCTGAACTCATTGGATTCTAAACCGAGCAAGCAAGAAGTTTGTATCAGCAAATGCTGTAATCTGGGATACATTTTCATCATAAAACCCACACGCCAAGCAAGATGATCTTACGTGAGATCACGTCACTGTGCGTCTGGATGGGAGGGGCTATTAGCTTATGACTAAACTGCAAGACTTCTCCATGTTGTCTGGATTCTCAAGCCACAGTGAAGTGATGCCATAAGTATTCGACCAATAAGGACAAACGTTGATACTGCATGGGCTAATTGAAGAGCCCTACATATATGACAGTCAGCGTGGTCTCTATATAATCCCCAGGgttgctggcttggctgcTCCAATCTATGTCGCCGATACCCCGCGCTGGTTCAGAGCGGAGGGAGACTGGCCTGCCTCCAAGCTGGGGTTAACCCAGAACAGCTCAAATTTCCTGCATTGCATTTGCTAGCGAGACGGTGTCGGCTTGACTCGGATGCGCTGTTCGTTGTTCTAAGCATGCAATGATGAAAGATAGGTTAAGATAGATGTTGCTGCTCTGAAGTCTGCTGTCAACCGTACAAGATCTTTCCTTACTAATCGTCCAGCACCTCGATCGACCCTCCAGTCATCCGTTGGTTATAGAGAGATCAACATCTCTCCTGGCGATCAAAGGAACCTACTGATGGCTATTAAATCTCTATGCAGACTGAAGATATAATATCAGGACCTTCAATTCTATGATCGGGAATCGGTCACTGATCAAAGTCAGCGCTCGTAAGCACCTCTTCTACCTGGaaaagggtacggcccctcccccccaatctataggtagtcaaaacgggcatctgccctcgaagacctggccagggtagcgccggatgcttcttccgctcatttccaacatatattgtccatagttgctgcttcaaacctgtatctagctagtttttagggagttctgtttaggcagcacgtccagatgccccctgggaggccgcagatcacgtgggccccgtgatccgccgagtgacgttaaataattgtcaaccggaggagcagtgagatacatgagccttgacactaaacacccaattgcccaaatagccgcagagactaccgtgggcaggcccaaaaccaggcttaaaaggatcctacagctcctcctcagccccctgccagagcgcgctataatagagctgcctctccctccattatgcatgctcccaacagatAACAAAGACTATAGCCCTGCcccattacagatatcagtatacttGGACAGCTCGcgaactggccaaggggcaGGATTTGGCTATACagtctactttggccctatcctggtaaccaagggacatggccccgcgggccccaggacagaggtcTGATGCGGAAATCATAGgtgctgtagaaggcctacgcgcagccctgggacaaccatgtgTAGGTTACTCTAtacagctagttatcctcctagacaacctagcagcagcctccctgctagcaagctataggcccACCCTGCATAGGCATGGACTATCAGAGTCCTTTGGCCAGCTTACTACCTAGTAGTTGGAAGCTCCCTTAATCCTAACCAGGCCACAGAAGCCCCTTCAAGTCTGCTGGATCCCAGGCTATTCTGGGATTACTAGGAATAAGCTGGCAGATaagcttgcaaagcttgggtcctctatatacagccctaatATCCCCCTatcccctgcatacctaTAACAGGAGACAAAACAGTGGCTTTGTAcagagatatatatagtatatactagtaaggcaccccaagcctataagaccctggatatcagaccctatacaaaggaaagccacACCtgcgagcacaagcttccctGTTGGGTACTTGGCTGACTTGTTGCTGCCCATACAGGCTACAGAGACTTTACAGCATACTACTAGTACTTCAACCACTTggactacctggagagctgctcttgtggtaggactAAGACCCtagtatacttcttcttctgcccatatACTAGAAAggactggaaagatagatagagatatataagaGATGGCCTGTCAAAAAtattagactggctcttaagtacagctgccaGGGCTGAAGAATTTAGCTGTATTATGCAAGAATTATCCTTCTTTAAAGATATATGCCTGAACTGGGCCCACTGGAGTGCTTGATAGTACAACAGTCCAtacatctacctggataaagggtccggcccctccccccaatctataggtagtcaaaacagagcatctgccctcaaagacctggccagggcagcactgggtgcttcttctgctcatttccaacatatattgtccatgttgctgcttcaaacctgtatctagctagttcctaNNNNNNNNNNNNNNNNNNNNNNNNNNNNNNNNNNNNNNNNNNNNNNNNNNNNNNNNNNNNNNNNNNNNNNNNNNNNNNNNNNNNNNNNNNNNNNNNNNNNgttttattatttaacgtcactcggcggatcacgtggcccacgtgatctgcggcctcccagggggcatctggacgtgctacctaaacagaactgcctaggaaccagctagatacaggtttgaagcagcaactatggacaatatatgttggaaataagcagaagaagcatctGGCGCTACCTtggccaggtctttgagggcagatgcccgttttgactacctatagattggggggaggggctgtaccctttgtccaggtagatgtgtggactgtcgcactttCAAGCACTCCGGCAGGCCCAGTTTGGGCAtatgtccttgaaaaaggatgattcttgcataATATggctgaattcctcagccccggcagctgtacttaagagccagtctattgtttttgacgggccatcctttatacatctccatctatccttccagcgttttctggtatatgggcaaaagaagaagtgtactggggtctttgccttgccgcaggggcagctctccaggtagtctgtgtGGTCAaaatgctggtggtatgccgtaaagtctccgtggcctgtacgagcggcgacgagtcggccaagtacccaccggggcagcttgtgctcgcgggagcggctttcttttgtatggggtctgatattcagggctttgtaggtttcaggcgccttattagcatatgctgtatatgtctctgtacggagccactgttttgcctcccgtcgtaggtatgctggggagggggggatgtcggggctgtatatagaagaccctagcttagcgagcttgtctgccagctcattcccagcaattccagagtggcctggaatccagcggacctgaaggggcttccgttgcatggttaggattgaagggctttccatccactgggcggctagttggctaaaggtctctgacagaccatgtctgtgaggggttggcctatagcttgctagcagggaggctgcagctaggttatctaggaggataactagctgggtggagtagcctacgcatggttgtcccagggctgcgcgtaggccttctacagcacCTATGATTTCCGcatcatagacttctgtcctggggcccgcggggccatgtcccttggttaccaggatagggccaaagtagactGTATAGCCAAATCCtgccccttggccagttcgCGAGCTGTCCaagtatactgatatctgtaatgggGCAGGGCTATAGTCTTTGTTatctgttgggagcatgcataatggagggagaggcagctctattatagcgcgctctggcagggggctgaggaggagctgtaggatccttttaagcctggttttgggcctgcccacggtagtctctgcggctatttgggcaattgggtgtttagtgtcaaggctcatgtatctcactgctcctccggttgacaattatttaacgtcactcggcggatcacggggcccacgtgatctgcggcctcccagggggcatctggacgtgctgcctaaacagaactccctaaaaactagctagatacaggtttgaagcagcaactatggacaatatatgttggaaatgagcggaagaagcatccggcgctaccctggccaggtctttgagggcagatgcccgttttgactacctatagattggggggaggggctgtaccctttgtccaggtagatgtgtggactgtcgcactttCAAGCACTCCGGCAGGCCCAGTTTGGGCAtatgtccttgaaaaaggatgattcttgcataATATggctgaattcctcagccccggcagctgtacttaagagccagtctattgtttttgacgggccatcctttatacatctccatctatccttccagcgttttctggtatatgggcaaaagaagaagtgtactggggtctttgccttgccgcaggtgcagctctccaggtagtctgtgtGGTCAaaatgctggtggtatgccgtaaagtctccgtggcctgtacgagcggcgacgagtcggccaagtacccaccggggcagcttgtgctcgcgggagcggctttcttttgtatggggtctgatattcagggctttgtaggtttcaggcgccttattagcatatgctgtatatgtctctgtacggagccactgttttgcctcccgtcgtaggtatgctggggagggggggatgtcggggctgtatatagaagaccctagcttagcgagcttgtctgccagctcattcccagcaattccagagtggcctggaatccagcggacctgaaggggcttccgttgcatggttaggattgaagggctttccatccaactgggcggctagttggctaaaggtctctgacagaccatgtctgtgaggggttggcctatagcttgctagcagggaggctgcagctaggttatctaggaggataactagctgggtggagtagccaacgcatggttgtcccagggctgcgcgtaggccttccacagcacccatgatttctgcatcatagacttctgtcctggggcccgcgggaccatgtcccttggacacaaggatagggccaaagtagattgcatagccataccctgccccctggctggtccgtgAGCCATCTGAGTACACTGAAATctgtaaaggggcagggctgtagcctttgttgtctgttgggagcatgcataatggagggagaggcagctctattatagcgcgctctggcagggggctgaggaggagctgtaggatccttttaagcctggttttgggcctgcccgcggtagtctctgcggctatttgggcaattgggtgtttagtatcaaggctcatgtatctcactgctgccctccggaggatgctgttgagtagagcttctgggtctggtaggtctgcttcgcggaagagtgctgcagtaggggtggtcttgtaggctgggataatagccagggctgctgtgtggaagagagaaagcagggagttaactacccctttttgtcgtttgcctgtatagaagacttctgccctgtacagagctgttggaagaacacactgtataactgctgcccgcatggaggccactgggcagccgcgctgggtattgctaagtctctttaggtgctgggcgagtcgtttcccgcggctaaagaccaaattaatgtgggctttaaaagtaagctttgtatccagaagaactcctaaccaccgtgtatatagggatggtgtaatctcccctataccaggtagagtaactgtggggagatgctgctgctgctttctagagaagtgttgtatctctgttttctctattgagaaagggaggcctgtctctgtccctagagcagtaatttgcttgtaggcctctaccagttgttgtgagctctcttccagggtattcccagttaataatatgcccatatcatctgcatagcagaaggagccctctaaggtagagactattcttgccgcatatagcaggaagagtattagggataggggggatccctgggggagtccgcctttaattggtgctgtggcagtgccttctttgatatgaacagatacagagcggccagtaagccagtccttaagtagctggagtaagcctttatgccatccttgcaggcgtaagtgagaaaggagctgttggtgtATTACAGCGtcaaatgcccctttcacatctagtaggagtagtgaagcatcttttccctgttgaaaggcctcctctaccctgtgaacaagaacctggaccaggtcaatggcagagcgtcctggcagggccccgaagtggcagggggctagcacatctgcctgaattgctcttacagctatctgctgtgctaggaggcgctctaggcctttacctagggtagagaggaggctaattggccgccaggcattgagttgggtatagcccctctttcctggtttcggtaacattattacctttgctgactNNNNNNNNNNNNNNNNNNNNNNNNNNNNNNNNNNNNNNNNNNNNNNNNNNNNNNNNNNNNNNNNNNNNNNNNNNNNNNNNNNNNNNNNNNNNNNNNNNNNtttgactacctatagattggggggaggggccgtaccctttatccaggtagatgtgtggactgtcgcactatcaagcgctccggcgggcccagttcgggcatatatccttgaagaaggatgattcttgcacgatgcggctgaattcttcagccccggcagctgtacttaagagccagtctattgtttttgacgggccgtcccttatgcatctccatctatctttccagcgctttctggtgtatgggcagaagaagaagtgtactggggtcttggtcttgccacaagagcagctctccaggtagtctgagtggttgaagcgctggtggtatgccgtaaagtctccgtggcctgtacgggcggcgacgagtcggccaagtacccaacggggaagcttgtgctcgcgggtgcggctttcctttgtatggggtctgatatccagggtcttgtaggcttggggtgccttactagcatatgctgtatatgcctctgtacgaagccactgttttgcctcccgtcgtaggtatgcaggggatggggggatgttagggctgtatatagaggacccaagctttgcaagcttgtctgccagctcgttcccagcaatcccagaatGGCCTTGTAAATAATTGTCGGCTTTGGAGGTGGTTGCTAGCGTCGATTTTGATCATGTGATTGATATCGGTAATGAGcgactgcattgaaggtcttgagggTCCTAATCTTCTAACTACAATCTGTATAGGCTATTTATGCcttttcaaaggcttcaaaaagaatgttctcAATATCAGTAGATAATTCAGTTAGTATATAGATAGTTGCAATCCGCCTATGGCGGTGTGATTGCCTCATATGAttggacgagcgaggtgctggatattgattagtaagagGAGGTCTTCTCTGGTCGacaataataaaaccaaaccaaaccacACATCAGTTCATGACAGAGAGCCAGGAGATTCTTATTTAGCTGCTAGTGCTGCTGGCCTGCCTTTTCACGATAGAATTCAGCGCACCAGGCTAGTTTCAAGAAGAAGTGACTTCTTTTAGATGTCCAATGCGAACAGCTATTGTAGGGGTTTCCATCCATTACTGAATGAGTCTTGCCGATAATGGTCTAATGCGTGTTGATAGAGATAATTAAATGTGAATAAGATGAAGGAGGTATATAGCAGCGATAATAGAGGCTGCAATCAATTTGCCTACGTATCATTGCTGCCTCGCCCAATGTGTGATGTATGCTGAATCACACGGAGAATCTCCGATATCAACCCCGCCCCGGCTATATAAAAAGCGTGCCATCATCATGTCTTTTCGCTACACGATCCATTCTCAAACACACACTTCAGACCCATAACAAGCCTAGTCAAGTATGCCGTCCACGCCGCCCGCGATCTACCCTAGCCTGTACGACAAAACTGTGATCGTAACGGGCGGCGCAAGCGGCATCGGCGCCGCAACTGTGCTGCTCTTTGCGCTACAGGGCAGCAGAGTCGTATTCCTTGATATTGCTGATGATGCAGCTCAGAAGACAATTGACCATGTCACTACTCGAGCCAACACCAACGCCAAAACTAGCCCATTCAAGATCAGTGTGAAGCCACCTGTCTTCTATCACTGCGACATAACAGACCTCCACGAATTAAAGGCTACTGCATCGAAAATCCTAGACGAGCACGGTCCCGTGCACGTGCTCATTAACAACGCGGCCGCAACAGGCTCTATAGCACGCCAGGCCAGTCTAGATGTCACACCTGAAACCTGGGATTTTAACGTGAACGCAAACCTTCGAcacatcttcttcctcacaCAGTGCTTCATTCCATCTATGAAAAGCTCTGGTGGCGGAAGCATCGTAAATCTCGGCTCGATTAGCTGGCGGATTCCTGAAGCAACGACGCCCATATATGGGACATGCAAGGCGGCTATTAACGGCTTGACGCGTATCCACAGCAGGGAGTTCGGTACTCACAATATCCGCGTTAATTGTGTTATGCCGGGCGCTATTGCGACAGATAGACAGAGGGCAGAAGTACTCACGGAAGAGTACCGGACGCATGTGTTTGCCCAGCAGAGTCTGAAGAGGGACTTGGAGCCGGAGGATGTGGCCAAGGTCATTGTTTTTCTCGGGAGTGAAGAAGCGAGTGGAGTTACGGGGAGTTGCTATGTCGTTGATGGGGGATGGATGGGTAACCCATGAAGAGTTTGACGACATGAGAAAGTTCAATTACTGCCTATATTCTGTGCCGTTGGTCCTATTTTAATTGGATCGCATGTTGATAACGTAATGGTACTGTCAAGTCCAAA
This sequence is a window from Aspergillus nidulans FGSC A4 chromosome IV. Protein-coding genes within it:
- a CDS encoding SDR family NAD(P)-dependent oxidoreductase (transcript_id=CADANIAT00000332), with product MPSTPPAIYPSLYDKTVIVTGGASGIGAATVLLFALQGSRVVFLDIADDAAQKTIDHVTTRANTNAKTSPFKISVKPPVFYHCDITDLHELKATASKILDEHGPVHVLINNAAATGSIARQASLDVTPETWDFNVNANLRHIFFLTQCFIPSMKSSGGGSIVNLGSISWRIPEATTPIYGTCKAAINGLTRIHSREFGTHNIRVNCVMPGAIATDRQRAEVLTEEYRTHVFAQQSLKRDLEPEDVAKVIVFLGSEEASGVTGSCYVVDGGWMGNP